GGGTCCGATAGTTTAAACATTTCCGTGGTCGATTATTCAATAAGCCTTCCGCTTTGTCAACATCTGAATCGCTAATCACCCGAAAATCCATACCCTTGGGAAAGAATTGTCGCAACAGGCCGTTGGTATTCTCATTAGTGCCA
The window above is part of the Planctomycetaceae bacterium genome. Proteins encoded here:
- a CDS encoding IS30 family transposase; this encodes GTNENTNGLLRQFFPKGMDFRVISDSDVDKAEGLLNNRPRKCLNYRTPTEVFWSKPICCASD